AAAGCGCTTGCGCCTCCTGTGGTGGGGCTCGCAGCCGCGCGCCGACCGCACCAACAAGGTGTCCCAGCTCTATCAGACGAAGAATGCCGGTACGTCGATCACCGGCGAATTCCTCGGTTGGGGCGATTACTGGCCGCGCCTTGCGACCCAGGTCGCCGGCCGCAACGCGCCCGACGTCATCCAGATGGATTATCGCTATATCGTTCAGTATGCACGGCGCGGCGCACTCGCACCGCTTGAATCCTATATGCCGGCCAAGCTCAACCTTGACGATTTCGACAAGGCGCAGATCGAAGGCGGCAGCGTCGACGGCCATCTCTATGGCGTCAGCCTGGGTGCAAACTCGGCCGCGACGGTGCTGAACACCACCGCCTTCAAGGAAGCCGGGGTCGATCTGCCGACACAGGCGACCACCTGGGAAGAATTCGGCCGCATGGGTACGGAGATCACCAAGGCAGGCAAACGCAAGGGCATGTTCGGCCTCGCCGACGGCAGTGGCGGTGAACCGCTGTTCGAAAACTGGCTGCGCCAGCGCGGCAAGGGCCTTTATACCGCCGACGGCAAGATCGCCTTCGACGTCGACGATGCATCGGAATGGTACGACATGTGGGCCAAGTTCCGTGAGTCCGGCGCCTGCGTTCCTGCCGACGTCCAGGCGCTCGACAAGAACGACATCGAAACCAACACGGTATCGCTCGGCAAGTCCGCGGCCGGTTTTGCCCATTCCAACCAGTTCGTCGCCTATCAGGCCATGAACAAGGACAAGCTGGCGCTCACCAACTACATGCGCATCAAGGCGGATTCGAAGGGCGGCCACTATCGCAAGCCTTCGATGTTCTTCTCGGTCTCGGCCCAGTCGAAAGCGATCGACTTGGCAGTGGATTACATCAACTTCTTCGTCAAGAACCCCGAAGCAGTGCTGCTCCTGGATGTCGAACGCGGCATTCCGGAATCGGCCGCCATGCGCGAGGTCGTCGCGGCGAAACTCGACGAGAACGGCAAGGTCGCGTTGGCCTATGTCAGCGGTCTCGGCGATCTTGCCGGCAAATTGCCGCCGCCGCCGCCGGCCGGGGCCGGTGAAGGCGAGCTGATGCTGCGCAACATCGCCGAACAGGTCGGCTTCGGCCAGCTATCTCCTTCCGATGGCGGCAAACAGCTTGTCACCGAAATCACGCAGATTCTCGCACGAGGCTGATCCCGTATGAGCAATGCGATGCGCACGCCCGCAGGGGCTATATCAGTGGAACGATATCAGGGGGCCGTGGCCGAGGGACGCTTCCGGCGTCTCTGGAACGCCAATGCTCCCGGCTATCTCTTCCTCCTGCCATGGCTTATCGGCTTTTTCGGGCTGACGCTGGGGCCGGCCCTGATTTCGCTCTACCTCTCCTTCACCGACTTCGACATGCTGCAGTCGCCGCGGTGGGTGGGTATTTCGAATTACGTGCGCATCGCCACGGCGGATCCGAAATTTTCGGCCGCCATGCACGTCACCCTGACTTATGTTGTCTTCTCGGTGCCGTTCAAACTGACCTTCGCCTTGCTGGTTGCCATGGCTTTGAATCGTGGCCTGCGCGGGCTGACCTTCTATCGCGCCATCTTCTACCTCCCTTCGTTGCTGGGTGGCAGCGTGGCGATCGCCGTGCTCTGGCGCCAGCTTTTCGCCAGCGATGGTCTCGTCAATGCCGCGCTCTCGCAGTTCGGTATAGAAGGTCCCAGCTGGATCTCGCATCCGAACTATTCGATCTACACGCTGGTGGCGCTGTCGGTCTGGCAGTTCGGCTCGCCGATGATCATCTTTCTCGCCGGTCTGCGCCAGATCCCGCAGGATATGTATGAAGCGGCAAGCCTCGACGGAGCCTCGAAATTCCGCCAGTTCTACAAGATCACCCTGCCGCTGCTCACCCCGGTCATCTTCTTCAACGCCGTGGTCCAGACAATCGACGCCTTCAAGGCATTCACCCCGGCCTTCATCATATCAGGCGGTACCGGCGGCCCGATCAACTCGACGCTGTTCTACACGCTCTACCTTTATCAGGAAGCCTTCGGCAATTTCCGCATGGGTTATGCCTCGGCGCTCGCCTGGATCCTGGTCGTGATCATCGCGATCTTCACGGCCTTTTCCTTCCTGACCTCGCGCTATTGGGTGCACTACGATGACTGAGATGACCGCTTCCGTCACTGCGGCCAGGCCGCCATCGGACATCACCAAACGCAGCCTGCCGGCGTCGCTTGTCATCCACGCACTATTGATCGCCGCATCGATTCTGATGGTCTATCCGCTTTTGTGGATGGTTTCGGCATCGGTCAGGCCGGAAACCGAGATTTTCTCCTCGACCTCGCTTATCCCGTCGTCGATCGATTTTTCCTCTTATGCGCGCGGCTGGGTCGGTCTCGATGTCAGCTTCGGCCGGTTCTTCTGGAATTCGCTCGTCATTTCGCTGCTGGTGGTGACGGGCAATGTCATCGCCTGCTCGCTGACGGCCTTCGCCTTTGCGCGACTGCGTTTCGCCGGCCGCAATTTCTGGTTCGCGATCATGCTCGGCACGCTGATGATTCCCTATCACGTGACGCTGATCCCGCAATATGTGCTCTTCCTCAACCTCGGCTGGGTCAACACCATCCTGCCGCTCGTCGTGCCGAAGTTCCTGGCAAGCGATGCCTTCTTTATCTTCCTGATGGTGCAGTTCTTCCGCGGCATCCCGCGCGAACTCGACGAAGCCGCTATGATGGACGGCTGCAGCGCCTGGCGCATCTACTGGAAGATCATGCTGCCGCTGTCGCTGCCGGTTCTGGCAACGGCCGCCATCTTCTCCTTCATCTGGACCTGGGACGATTTCTTCGGTCCGCTGATCTACCTGAACGACATGAATACCTACACGATCCAGCTCGGCCTGCGCACCTTCGTGGATTCCACCAGCGCATCGGATTGGGGCGGCTTGTTCGCCATGTCGACGCTGACGCTCGTGCCGGTGTTCTTCTTCTTCCTGTTCTTCCAGCGCCTGCTGATCGAAGGCATCGCCACCACGGGTATGAAGCGTTGATGGCGGTCACGGGAAACAGTGACATGAGCATCAGAACGGTCGCGATCGTCGGCTGCGGTATCGGCCGCTCCCACATTGTCGAGGGTTATCTGCCGCATGCCGACAAGTTCAAGGTCGTGGCGATCTGCGACCTGAATGAGCAGCGCATGGCGTCAGTCGGCGACGAGTTCGGCATCGAGCGGCGCACCACCTCCTTTGCGGAGTTGCTCGCCGACGAAACGATCGACATCATCGATATCTGCACTCCGCCCGGCATCCATCTGGAACAGGTGGTGGCTGCCCTCGCTGCCGGCAAACATGTCGTTTGCGAAAAGCCGCTGACCGGCTCGCTTGCCGCCGTCGATACGATCATGGCAGCGGAGAAAGCCGCCAAAGGCGTGCTGATGCCGATCTTCCAGTATCGCTACGGCGACGGCATCCAGAAGGCCAAGCGGATTATCGACGCCGGCATTGCCGGCAAGGCCTACACGGCTTCGGTCGAAACCTTCTGGCTGCGCAAGCCCGAATATTACGCCGTGCCCTGGCGCGGCAAATGGGCGACGGAACTCGGCGGCGTGCTCGTCACCCATGCGCTGCATCTGCACGACATGATGATGCATCTGATGGGGCCGGCGGCAAGGGTCTTCGGCCGTGTCGCCACCCGCGTCAACGATATCGAGGTCGAGGATTGCGCCTCCGCCAGCCTGCTGATGGAAAGCGGCGCCTTCGTCTCGCTGTCCTGCACGCTGGGTTCGCAGGAACAGTTGAGCCGGCTGAGGCTGCACTTCGAGAATGTTACCTTCGAAAGCAGCCATGAGCCCTATACGCCAGGTAAGGATCCTTGGAAGATCATCGCCGCCAATGACGACGTGCAGGCAAAGATCGACCGGGTGATCAGCGACTGGCAGCCGGTCGCGCCGCGTTTCACTACCCAGATGGGCCAGTTTCACGCCTTCCTCAGCGGCCATGGGCCGCTGCCGGTGACGACGGTGGATGCACGCCGCGCGCTGGAACTCGTCACCGCCATCTACCAGTCTTCCGACAGCGGCGCCGAAGTGCCGCTGCCGGTCGGCCCGGACAGTCCGAAATACGTCGATTGGCGTGCAAGAACGAAGTAATCGATAAATAAAACGAGAGGGGTTTTGAGAAGATGGCAACCAGTGTCGTTCTTCAGAAGGTCGAGAAGCGCTACGGCTCGCTGGATGTGATCCATGGCATCGACCTGACGATCGATCCCGGCGAATTCGTCGTTTTTGTCGGTCCCTCCGGCTGCGGAAAATCGACCCTTCTGCGGATGATCGCCGGCCTCGAGGAAATCACCGGCGGCGGGCTGCTGCTCGACAACGAGCGCATGAACGAGGTGGCGCCCGCCAAGCGCGGCATCGCCATGGTTTTCCAGTCCTATGCCCTCTATCCCCATATGTCGGTTTACAAAAACCTCGCCTTCGGCCTGGAGACGGCGGGTTACAAGAAGGCCGATATCCAGCCGAAGGTCAAACGCGCCGCCGAGATCCTGCAGATCGAGAAGCTCCTGGAGCGCAAGCCGAAGGCGCTTTCCGGCGGCCAGCGCCAGCGTGTGGCGATCGGCCGGGCCATCGTGCGCGAGCCGCGCATCTTCCTGTTCGACGAACCGCTGTCGAATCTCGATGCGGAACTGCGTGTGCAGATGCGCGTCGAGATTTCCCGCCTGCACCGTCAGCTTGGCAACACGATGATCTATGTCACCCATGACCAGGTCGAAGCCATGACGATGGCTGACAAGATCGTCGTATTGAATTCCGGCCGTATCGAACAGGTCGGCGCGCCGCTCGATCTTTACAACAATCCGGCCAACCGTTTCGTTGCCGGCTTTATCGGCAGCCCGAAGATGAATTTTCTGAAGGCCCGCATCGAGCAGGTCGGCGAGACGGAAACCAGCATCCATGTCTGCGGCAATTCCGTCCGCCTGCCACGTCGGCTGAAAGGCGAAGCCGGCCAGGATGTCACCTTCGGCATCCGCCCCGAGCATCTTTCCCTTACGGAGGGCGCCATTACGCTGTCGACCGTCAACGTGGATCTGGTCGAAAATCTCGGCGGCGCCACCATGCTCTACACCACGACGCCGGATGGCCAGCTCCTGACCGTCGCCCTCGACGGCCAGCAGAAGGTCGAGCGCGGCGCCAATGTGAAGACCTTCTTCGACCCGGTCCGCTGTCATGTCTTCGATGGCTCCGGCAAGACCATCTAATCCCGCCGCAGCGCTGTAACCGCTGCTTGACAGCCGATCCTCCTCTGCCTCATCATTTCGAGAAGGCGAGGGGGATGGCATGACGCCTGAAGATAGGATTCATGCGCTCGGCATCTGGCAGGGCCCGATCGAAATTGCGCCGATCTCAGGCGGCATCACCAATCGGAATTATCTGGTCAGCGATGCCGTCGCGCGTTGTGTGGTGAGGCTCGGCACCGATATCCCGATCCATCACATCAGCAGGCAGAACGAGCTTGCCGCCAGCCGTGCGGCCCATGCCGCCGGCATATCGCCTGCCGTCATCCACCATTCGCCCGGTGTTCTGGTGCTCGACTATATCGAGGCGAAGGCGCTTTGCCCGGAGGATATCAGGGCGCCTGATATGCTCGCCCGGGTCTTGTCCCTGGTGCGCGCCTGCCACCATGATATCGCCCGGCATTTCCGCGGCCAGGCGATGATCTTCTGGGTCTTCCACGTCATCCGTGACTATGCCGCCAGCCTGAAGGAGGCGGGCAGCCCCTATCTGCCGCTGTTGCCGGCGCTGATCGCCAAGGCCGAGGCGCTGGAGCAGGCGGCAGGGCCGTTCGAGATCGCCTTCGGCCACAACGATCTTCTCGCCGCCAACTTTCTCGACGACGGCAAGCGGCTCTGGCTGATCGACTGGGACTATGCCGGCTTCAACACGCCGCTGTTCGATCTCGGCGGATTGGCCTCCAACAACGAGTTTTCGCAAGCCGCCGAGCAGATGATGCTGGAGAGCTATTTCGACCGGCCGTTGACCGATGATCTCAGCCGCCGTTACGCCGCGATGAAATGCGCCTCGCTGTTGCGCGAGACGCTCTGGAGCATGATTTCGGAAATCCACTCCACCATCCAATTCGACTACGCCGCCTATACGGCCGAAAACCTCGCGCGTTTCGAGCGCGCCTACCAAGCCTTTGAACGGAAACGATAAATGACGAGACAATTACCGAAGACGGCGAAAGCCGTTGTCATCGGCGGTGGCATCATCGGCTGCTCGACAGCCTATCATCTCGGCAAGCTCGGCTGGACCGATACCGTGCTGCTGGAGCGCAAGAAGCTCACATCCGGGACCACCTTCCATGCCGCCGGCCTCGTCGGCCAGCTGCGCACCAGCGCTAATATCACCCAGCTGCTCGGCTATTCCGTTGATCTCTATAAGCGCCTTGAAGAGGAAACCGGCCTCGGCACCGGCTGGAAAATGAATGGCGGCCTGCGCCTTGCCTGCAACGAGGAGCGCTGGACGGAGGTCAGGCGCCAGGCGACCACCGCGCAGTCCTTCGGCCTCGAAATGCAGTTGCTGACGCCGCAGGAGGCCTTCGATCTCTGGCCGCTGATGACGACAGACGATCTCGTCGGCGCCGCCTTCCTTCCCACAGACGGCCAGGCCAACCCCTCCGACATCACCCAGGCGCTGGCAAAGGGCGCCCGTTTGTCCGGCGTTTCGATCTTCGAGGATACCGAAGTTCTCGATCTCGAGATCGACAAGGGACGAATCCGCGCCGTCGTCACGGCTGAAGGCCGCATCGAATGCGAGCGGATCGTCGTCTGTGCCGGCCAATGGACGCGCACCTTCGCCGCACGCTTCGGCGTCAACGTGCCTTTGGTCTCGGTCGAGCATCAATATATCATCACCGAATCCTTCGGCGTCCCCTCCAACCTGCCGACGCTGCGCGATCCCGATCGCCTGACCTATTACAAGGAGGAGGTCGGCGGCATCGTCATGGGCGGCTATGAGCCGAACCCCATCGCCTGGGCGGAGAAAGGCATTCCCGAGGGTTTCCACTACACGCTGCTGGACAGCAATTTCGACCATTTCGAGCAGATCATGGAACAGGCGCTCGGCCGCGTTCCGGCGCTGGAGAATGTCGGCGTCAAACAACTGCTGAACGGCCCGGAAAGTTTTACACCGGACGGCAATTTCATTCTCGGCGAGGCGCCTGAACTGAAGAATTTCTTCGTCGGTGCCGGTTTCAATGCCTTCGGTATCGCCTCTGCCGGCGGCGCCGGCATGGCGCTTGCCGAATGGGTGACGAAGGGCGAGCCGCCCTACGATCTCTGGCCGGTCGATATCCGCCGTTTCGGCCGGCCGCATTTCGATACCGACTGGGTGCGCACCCGCACACTCGAAGCTTACGGCAAACACTACACCATGGCCTGGCCGTTCGAGGAGCATTCGAGCGGCCGCCCCTGCCGCAAGTCGCCGCTCTATGACCGGCTAAAGGCGCAGGGGGCCTGTTTCGGCGAAAAGCTCGGCTGGGAGCGGCCGAACTGGTTTGCCGATCTCTTCGCCAATGAGGAGCCGCGGGATGTCTACAGCTATACCAGGCAGAACTGGTTCGACGCCGTCGGCCGCGAGCACAAGGCAGTGCGCGAGGCGGCCGTCATCTTCGACCAGACCTCATTTGCCAAATTCGTGCTGAAGGGTAGGGATGCCGAGGCGGCACTCTCCTGGATCGCCGCCAACGATGTCGCCAGGCCCGTGGGATCGCTCATCTACACCCAGATGCTGAACGACAAGGGTGGCATCGAATGCGACCTGACCGTCGCCCGCATCGCCGAGGACGAATATTACATCGTCACCGGCACCGGCTTCGCCACCCATGACTTCAACTGGATCGCCCGCAATATTCCGACGGAGATGCATGCCGAACTGGTCGACGTCACCTCAGCCTATTCTGTGCTGTCGCTGATGGGACCGAATGCGCGCGCCGTACTGGAACAGGTGACTGGCAGCGATGTCTCCAATGCCGCCTTTCCCTTCGGCCAGGTCAGAACCATCGGCATATCAGGCTGCCCGGTGCGGGCCTTGCGTATCACCTATGTCGGCGAACTCGGCTACGAGCTGCATGTCCCCATCGAATACGCCACCACGGTCTATGATCTGCTGATGACATCAGGCAGCAAGCTCGGCCTCGTCAACGCCGGCTACCGCGCCATCGAAAGCTGCCGCCTGGAAAAGGGCTATCGCGCCTGGGGCTCGGATATCGGCCCCGACCATACGCCAGTTGAAGCCGGTCTTGGCTGGGCGGTGAAGATCAGGAAGAGCATTCCCTTCCGCGGCCGCGAGGCGATCGAGCGCCAGCTTAAGGAGGGTGTGAAGAAGCGCCTCGCCTGTTTCGTTCCTGACGATCCCGATACCGTGCTGCTCGGCCGCGAAACCATCTATCGCAACGGCAAACGTGTCGGCTGGCTATCGAGCGGCGGCTTCGGCTATACGCTCGGCAAGCCAATCGGCTACGGCTACATCCGCAATGCCGACGGCGTGACGGAAGATTTCATCCTCTCCGGCACCTATGAACTCGATGTCGCCAGGGAGCGCATCCCTTGCAAGGTGTCGCTGGCGCCGCTTTACGATCCTGGTATGGTGCGGGTGAAGGCTTGACGGGTTGCTTTTACGGCGCGTTCGAGCGCTCCGAGGATATAGGTTTAGGAGGAGAGGGTGTGCCGGGCCGCCCCCCCCCTGCCCTGCCGGGCATCTCTCCCACAGGTGGGGAGATTACAAGTGGCCAAACCTTTGCATCCGTCTATCGTTTCGCCGGGCTGTGACGCCAGTTGTTTGGGGAAGCCAGTGAGCCCAGCCAATCTCCCCACCTGTGGGGGAGATGCCCGGCAGGGCAGAGGGGGGCGGCCACGGCACGCCCTCTCCTATGTCGGAAAACCTCAAAACAACGGCAGCCGATCATCCTGGATCAGAATTTCCAGCTTGTCCGACACATCCTGCGTCCACGCCCGATGTCCGGTCAACGCCGAGGGGAAAAGTCCGGGCAGGGCAAAAAGCGCCGCCGAAATCGCAGGACCCGTGCGCGGGACATCGGCGATCAGCGCGGCGATCTCCGCCGCACGGGGATCGCGCAGCTCGTAGCGCTCGCCGTTGCCGTGCTCGCCGAGCGCATAACGCATCCATGCCGCAACGGCGATCGCATAGGTCTCCGCCCGGTCGCCATGCGCCAGCGCTTCGCATGCCGGTTCCAGCAGCCGCTGCGGCAGTTTCTGCGTGCCGTCCATGGCGATCTGATAGGTGCGATGCGCAATCGCCTTGTTTGCAAAGCGTGCTATCAATTCATTGGCATAGTCGTCGAGATCGATGCCGGGAACCGGATCGAGCGTTCTCGCCGCCGCATGCATGTGGCGGTAGGCAAGCGCTGCCAGGGCGGCATCATCCATCACATCGCGGATGAATTCATAGCCGCCGATATAACCGAGATAGGCGAGCAGCGAATGGGCGCCGTTCAGCATCCGGAGTTTCATTTTCTCATAGGCCGAGACGTCTTCGACCATCAGCGCGCCGCGCACCTTTTCCCAGGCCGGACGGCCATCGGCGAAATGATCTTCGATAACCCATTGCGTAAAGGGCTCCGTCTCGATCGCCGCCATATCCGCGCGCCCCGTCAGCCGCTCGGCATCGGCATAAGTCGCCTCGGTGCTTGCCGGCGTGATGCGGTCGACCATTGTCGACGGGAAGGGCACATTCGCTTCGATCCACCGGTGCAGATCAGCATCGATACGGGAGGTGAATTCGAGCACCAGGCGTTTCAGAACGGCGCCGTTGCTCGGCAGGTTGTCGCAGCTCAGCGGCGTAAAGGGGGCGATGCCCTTCTGCCGGCGGCGTGCGAGGCCTTCGACGAGATAGCCGATGACGCCGCGCGGCGCATGGCGGTTGGCGAGGTCGGCGACGATATCGGGATGTTTGAGATCGAGGCCGCCGGTTGCCGGATCGAAACCATAGGCCTTTTCCGTCACCGTCATGCTGACGATGCGGATATCGGGATCTTCGAGCCGCGCCAGCAGGCCGGCCGGATCGCGCGGCGCCACATGCGCCTTCAGGATCGAGCCGATCACCTCAGCCGTCGTGCCCGAAGTGTCGCGGATCAACGTCGTGTAAAGCCCGTTCTGGGCACTCAGATTGTCGGCGACATCGGGCGTGCGCAGGCTTGCCACCTCGATGCCCCAGTCGCCGCCGTCGGCTGCCAGCGCGCCATCGGTAAACGGCGCGAAATGCGCGCGAAAAAAGGCGCCGGGACCCAGATGCAGGATGCCGCTTTTCAGCCGGCTGCGATCATAGGCGGGAAGCTTCGCCGTCGGGGCGAGGCCGGAAAGGGTCTGCAGTCGTTCGCTCACAGCTTGTAGGCCTTCTTCGCATTGCCATAGGAGAGTTCGCCCGCCACGATCTCGGCTTCCTTCTTGGAAATCCGGTGCTCGGCGGCGAGCCCGGCGAGGAAGCGGCAGACTTCGCGGCGCCAGACGTCATGCCGCGCCGGAATCGAAAGCAGTGCCCGGGTATCGTCATTGAAGCCGGCCATATTGGCGAAGCCTGCCGTTTCCACCACCTGGTCGAGATAGCGGCGAATGCCGAGCGGGCTGTCGTGGAACCACCAGGGCGGGCCGATCATCAGGCAGGGCCAATGGCCGACCATCGGCGCCATCTCGCGCGCATAGGTCGTCTCGTCGAGGGTGAAGAGCAGCACCCGCAGCCCTGGCGCATGGCCGTATCTGGAAAGCAGCGCATTGAGCCCACCGACCCAGTCGGTGCGCGTCGGGATATCGGCGCCCATATTCGGGCCGCGGGTCGCAAAGAGGCCGCTGTCGGTGTTGCGCCGCGAACCGGCATGGATCTGCATCACCATGCCGTCTTCGGCCGAAAGCCCGGCCATCTCGGTCATCATCTGGCCGCGGAAGAGTTCGGCCTCTTGAGGGGAAAGCGGCCCCTTCAGCGCCTTGTCGAGCAGCGCCTGTTTTTCCGCAAGCGGCACGTCGGCCGTGAAAGCTGTGGGCACGCCGTGATCGGTCGCGGTGGCGCCGAACTGGCGGAAATAGGCGCGCCGGCGCCGATGCGCCTCGATCAGCCCGTCCCAGCGTGTCACATCGGCGCCGGTGATCTCTCCGAACTTGACGAGATTGTCGCGGAAGCCGACGGCGTCGGGATCGGTGACACTGTCCGGCCGGTAGGTCGTGCGGACCTTGCCGATCCAGCCGTCGGCCGCCATCTTCTGGTGATGGGCCAGCGGGTCGAGCGCGCCCTCTGTCGTCGCGATCGTTTCGATGCCGAATCGCTGGTGCAGCGCCCGCGGGCGGAATTCGGGAAGGGCAAGCTGCGCATTGATATGGTCGTAGAGCGCATCGGCATTGTCGGATGTCAGCGGCTCGGTGCAGCCGAGCACGGCCGACATCGCGTGGTCGACCCAGAGGCTCGAAGGCGTTCCGCGGAAGAGATGGTAATGCCTGGCAAAGGTCCGCCAGATCGCCCGTCCCTCAGCCACCGGCTTGCCGTCGAGCCTGGGAACGCCGAGTTCGTCCAAGGTGACGCCGACGCTGTGCAGCATGCGGAAGAGATAATGATCGGGAATGACCAGCAGCGAGCCCGGGTCTTCGAAGGGCTTGTCGTCGGCGAACCAGGACGGTTCGGTATGCCCGTGCGGGCTGACGATTGGAAGATTACGCACCGTCTCGTAGAGGTCGCGCGCAATGGTCCGCGTTGCCGGGTCGGCCGGAAAGAGCCGGTCCGGATGAAGAAAGCCGTTTCCTACATCCATCAGTATTCCTCCCTGATGGATAAGGGCCTACCCCACAACATCAGGCGCGGCAAGGTCTTTTAGTAACCAGATGGTTCGGTTTTTGCGCATGGTCGCGCCAGCCATGGAAAGCATTGACGAAGCGGCCTATTTCCGCTTTGGGAGGAGCATCTGTACTGCCGGTTTCGGCAAAGGAGGATCGATGTCCGACGAGACGAACCGCATCACCCGGCTGGAGGAAATGCTGGCCCATCAGGCGAAGACGATCGAGGAGCTTTCCGATCAGCTGACCGAGCAATGGAAGATCGTCGAGCAGATGCGCTCCAAGCTCGACCGGTTGACCGAACGTTTCCTGTCGCTCGAGGAGCAATCGCTGGAAGCGCCTGGTATCACCCGCCCGCCGCACTATTGACGGCACGCGGCGAGAGGCCGCGTGCCCGATTTTCCCGGCTGGCGGATCAGACGCCGCCGATGCAGAGATATTTCATTTCCAGATAGTCGTCGGCGCCGTGGCGCGAGCCCTCGCGTCCGAGGCCGGATTGTTTGATGCCGCCGAAAGGCGCGGTCTCGGATGACATGATGCCGGTATTGATGCCGATCATCCCGTATTCCAGCGCTTCCGCCACCCGCCAGACCTTCTTCAGATCGCCGGCATAGAAATAGGCGGCAAGGCCGAATTCCGTATCATTGGCTTGAGCGATGACATCTTCGGCCGTCTCGAAGCGGAAGAGCGGCGCCACCGGCCCGAAGGTTTCCTCGCGCGCCACCTTCATGCCGCGCGCCACGCCGGTCAGCACCGTTGGCGCAAAGAAGGTGCCGGCGCCGTCGATGCGTTTGCCGCCGGTCAGTACCCTGGCGCCCTTGGCAAGCGCGTCACTGACATGGTCTTCCACCTTGGCAAGGCCCTGTTCGTCGATCAGCGGCCCGATCTCGACACCCGGCTGGAAGCCGTCGCCGACCGACATCGCGGCGACCTTGGCGGCAAGCTTAGCCGCGAAGGCGTCATAGACGCCTGACTGGATGTAGAGGCGGTTGGCGCAAACGCAGGTCTGGCCGGCATTACGGTATTTGGAGGCGATCGCGCCTTCGACGGCGGCGTCGAGATCAGCATCATCAAAGACGATGAACGGCGCGTTGCCGCCGAGCTCCAGGCTCACCTTCTTGATCTGATCGGCGCATTGCCGCATCAGGATGCGGCCGACCTCCGTCGAGCCAGTGAAGCTGATCTTGCGCACCTTGTCATTGCCGCAGAGCTCGCGGCCGATCGCCGGGCCGTCAACGCCGACGATGAGGTTGAAGACGCCGGCCGGGATGCCGGCCTGCTCGGCGAGTACGGCAAGGGCGATCGCCGTCAGCGGCGTCTGCTCGGCCGGCTTCGATACGACGGTGCAGCCGACGGCCAACGCCGGCGCAATCTTGCGGGCAATCATCGCCGCCGGGAAATTCCATGGCGTGATCGTGCCGACGACGCCGACCGGCTGCTTGATGACGATCATGCGCTTGTCATTGGACGGCGCGGGGATCGTCTCGCCGTAGATCCGCTTTGCCTCCTCAGCATACCATTCGATATAGGCGGCGGCATAAAGGATCTCGCCGCGCGCTTCGGCGAAAGGCTTGCCCATTTCGGCGGTCAGG
This Rhizobium acidisoli DNA region includes the following protein-coding sequences:
- a CDS encoding GcvT family protein encodes the protein MTRQLPKTAKAVVIGGGIIGCSTAYHLGKLGWTDTVLLERKKLTSGTTFHAAGLVGQLRTSANITQLLGYSVDLYKRLEEETGLGTGWKMNGGLRLACNEERWTEVRRQATTAQSFGLEMQLLTPQEAFDLWPLMTTDDLVGAAFLPTDGQANPSDITQALAKGARLSGVSIFEDTEVLDLEIDKGRIRAVVTAEGRIECERIVVCAGQWTRTFAARFGVNVPLVSVEHQYIITESFGVPSNLPTLRDPDRLTYYKEEVGGIVMGGYEPNPIAWAEKGIPEGFHYTLLDSNFDHFEQIMEQALGRVPALENVGVKQLLNGPESFTPDGNFILGEAPELKNFFVGAGFNAFGIASAGGAGMALAEWVTKGEPPYDLWPVDIRRFGRPHFDTDWVRTRTLEAYGKHYTMAWPFEEHSSGRPCRKSPLYDRLKAQGACFGEKLGWERPNWFADLFANEEPRDVYSYTRQNWFDAVGREHKAVREAAVIFDQTSFAKFVLKGRDAEAALSWIAANDVARPVGSLIYTQMLNDKGGIECDLTVARIAEDEYYIVTGTGFATHDFNWIARNIPTEMHAELVDVTSAYSVLSLMGPNARAVLEQVTGSDVSNAAFPFGQVRTIGISGCPVRALRITYVGELGYELHVPIEYATTVYDLLMTSGSKLGLVNAGYRAIESCRLEKGYRAWGSDIGPDHTPVEAGLGWAVKIRKSIPFRGREAIERQLKEGVKKRLACFVPDDPDTVLLGRETIYRNGKRVGWLSSGGFGYTLGKPIGYGYIRNADGVTEDFILSGTYELDVARERIPCKVSLAPLYDPGMVRVKA
- a CDS encoding mannitol dehydrogenase family protein; the encoded protein is MSERLQTLSGLAPTAKLPAYDRSRLKSGILHLGPGAFFRAHFAPFTDGALAADGGDWGIEVASLRTPDVADNLSAQNGLYTTLIRDTSGTTAEVIGSILKAHVAPRDPAGLLARLEDPDIRIVSMTVTEKAYGFDPATGGLDLKHPDIVADLANRHAPRGVIGYLVEGLARRRQKGIAPFTPLSCDNLPSNGAVLKRLVLEFTSRIDADLHRWIEANVPFPSTMVDRITPASTEATYADAERLTGRADMAAIETEPFTQWVIEDHFADGRPAWEKVRGALMVEDVSAYEKMKLRMLNGAHSLLAYLGYIGGYEFIRDVMDDAALAALAYRHMHAAARTLDPVPGIDLDDYANELIARFANKAIAHRTYQIAMDGTQKLPQRLLEPACEALAHGDRAETYAIAVAAWMRYALGEHGNGERYELRDPRAAEIAALIADVPRTGPAISAALFALPGLFPSALTGHRAWTQDVSDKLEILIQDDRLPLF
- the uxaC gene encoding glucuronate isomerase — translated: MDVGNGFLHPDRLFPADPATRTIARDLYETVRNLPIVSPHGHTEPSWFADDKPFEDPGSLLVIPDHYLFRMLHSVGVTLDELGVPRLDGKPVAEGRAIWRTFARHYHLFRGTPSSLWVDHAMSAVLGCTEPLTSDNADALYDHINAQLALPEFRPRALHQRFGIETIATTEGALDPLAHHQKMAADGWIGKVRTTYRPDSVTDPDAVGFRDNLVKFGEITGADVTRWDGLIEAHRRRRAYFRQFGATATDHGVPTAFTADVPLAEKQALLDKALKGPLSPQEAELFRGQMMTEMAGLSAEDGMVMQIHAGSRRNTDSGLFATRGPNMGADIPTRTDWVGGLNALLSRYGHAPGLRVLLFTLDETTYAREMAPMVGHWPCLMIGPPWWFHDSPLGIRRYLDQVVETAGFANMAGFNDDTRALLSIPARHDVWRREVCRFLAGLAAEHRISKKEAEIVAGELSYGNAKKAYKL
- a CDS encoding SlyX family protein — translated: MSDETNRITRLEEMLAHQAKTIEELSDQLTEQWKIVEQMRSKLDRLTERFLSLEEQSLEAPGITRPPHY
- a CDS encoding NAD-dependent succinate-semialdehyde dehydrogenase encodes the protein MAFTTALTKHVPFSSPFLRAAGYINGVWTSGDAAGTFDVLNPATGELLASLPDMGAAETRTAIDAAYAAQPAWAARPAKERSVILRKWFDLMVANADELAAILTAEMGKPFAEARGEILYAAAYIEWYAEEAKRIYGETIPAPSNDKRMIVIKQPVGVVGTITPWNFPAAMIARKIAPALAVGCTVVSKPAEQTPLTAIALAVLAEQAGIPAGVFNLIVGVDGPAIGRELCGNDKVRKISFTGSTEVGRILMRQCADQIKKVSLELGGNAPFIVFDDADLDAAVEGAIASKYRNAGQTCVCANRLYIQSGVYDAFAAKLAAKVAAMSVGDGFQPGVEIGPLIDEQGLAKVEDHVSDALAKGARVLTGGKRIDGAGTFFAPTVLTGVARGMKVAREETFGPVAPLFRFETAEDVIAQANDTEFGLAAYFYAGDLKKVWRVAEALEYGMIGINTGIMSSETAPFGGIKQSGLGREGSRHGADDYLEMKYLCIGGV